DNA sequence from the Acidobacteriota bacterium genome:
GGCGCCGGACCCTTCATCCGGGAACTGGCCCGCGGCCTGGTCCGCCACGGCGACCTGGTCACGGTGCTCGCGCCTCGCGCGGAGGGCGTCCGTCCGTCCTGGATCGACGACGGCGTCGAGGTCCGGACATTCCCCTACGCCCCTCGAAGGCTGGAGGTACTTGGCTACGGCCGCAGCCTGGCCGCGGACGAGCGCGTCCGGCCCGGAGCCGGACTGGCGGCGCCGCTCTATCTGCGCGCAGCCGCCTCGGCCGTCGCCCGCCTTCTCGCCCGCGAAGCGTACGACCTGCTGCACGCGCACTGGCTGGTGCCGAACGGACTGGCGGCGCTGTGGCCGGGCGTCCGCAAGCGAGGCGCCCTGATCGCCGCGGGCCTGCACGGCAGCGATGTCTTTCTGGCCGAAAAGGCCCTGGTGCGTCCGGCGATCCGGCGCGCCCTGAGGCGCTGCGAACTCCTGACCGGCTGCTCGCCGGAACTCGTCGAGCGCGTCGTGAAGCTGGGTTACCGGGACAAGCCCTGCCACGTCATCCCCTACGGCGTCGACGTCGACGTCTTTTGTCCCGCCGCCGAGGCCGCTGACCCGGCGAGCACCGGCGACTGGCGTCAGCGGCTCGAAATCCCCGGCCGCGCCAAGGTCCTGCTCGGTGTTGGCAGGCTGGCGACGAAGAAGGGCTTCCACGTTCTGGTCGACGTCCTGCCCCGGCTTCTGGCCGAGTTCGACGACCTGTACGCCGTCATCGCGGGCGGCGGCGACCAGGTGGCCGCGCTGCGGTCCGCCGTATCGGCATGGGAACCGCGAAACGCCGCGCGCCTTCGTTTCCCCGGTCCCGTCGCCCACGACGACCTGCCTGGCCTGTACCGCAGCGCCGACCTCTTCGTGCTACCCGCGGTCCACGACCCGCAGGGCAACGTCGACGGCCTGCCCAACGTGATCCTCGAAGCCCTGGCCAGCGGTCTGCCCGTAGTCTCCAGCGCGATTTCGGGTATCCCCCTCGCGATCGAGTCCGGAGTCGAGGGACTGCTCGTACCGGAACAGGACCGCAACGCCCTCAGCGACGCGATCGCCGAACTCCTGCGCTCTCCGGAGCGCCGCCTCCGGATGGGCGCCAGAGCCCGCGCCCGGGCCGTTTCGCACCTGACCTGGGACCAGGTCGCCGCCGCGTATCGCGACGCCTACCTGGAGGCCCTGTCCAAGCGCCAACGACCATGAAGCCGGACGGCCAGGAAGTTGCGATCGGCCCACGAGGCCGAAGGGTCTGGTGGACGGTTCTGATCGCCGCCATGACCCTGCCGACAGTCGCCTCGCTCGCCTACTTCGTCTGGTTGGAGGGTACGGCCTGGGTCGCGCCCGTCTACCTCGGCGCCAAGGTACTGCAATTCGCCGGGCCCGTAGCGGCCTTGGGGATCCTGCTGGCGGCCGCGACAGGGCCCTCGCGACCCGGACATTCCGTGGCCCTCGGGCTGGGCACCGGGATCGCCGGAGCAGCCTTCACCTGGCTCTGCTACGTCGTCTTTTTTCGTGGCGGCGAGATGGCCGCCACCGCGGCCGAGGCGATCACCGTCAAGCTGGCGGACTTCCACCTCGACACCCTGAGCCGCTACGTCGTCGCGGCGCTTCTCATCAGCTTCCTCCACTCCTGGCTGGAGGAGGTGTACTGGCGGGCGTTCGTCTATGGGCGGCTATGCCGCCTGACCTCAGCCAGATGGTCCTTGCTGATCGGCGCCGCGGGCTTCGCGGCCCACCATGTCGTGGTCATCGCGGTGTACCTGGGCGACGCATCGGTCATCGTTCTGGCCCTCATGTCCCTACCTGTCTTCCTGGGCGGCGCCCTGTGGTGCCAGCTCTACCGCACCACGGGAAACCGCCTTTTGGCTCCCTGGATCAGCCACATCTGCCTCGATCTCGCCATCATGGCGGTGGGCTACGACCTGGTCTTCGCCGGTTGAGCCCCCGCGGGCAAGCTACTCGCGCGCCGTCGGCAAGCCCTGCTCGCGGAGCCAGTCATCGTTGTAGATCGTGCTCAGGTAGCGGGTGCCCGAATCCGGGAAGAGGGTGACAACCCGGGCGCCGGGCTGTAGCCCGGGCAGAATCTCGCGCACTCCCCAGAGCGCGGCGCCGCTCGAGCCGCCCACGAGCATCGCCTCATCCCGCGCGAGTTCGCGGGCGGTCAGGAACGCCTCCGAGTCACTCACCTGGAGCATCCGGTCGAACACCTCGAACTCCGGGCAGTCGATGATCTCCTCGTCGCCAAGGCCTTCGAGAAGGTACCGGCCGGGAGGCGCCGAGTCGTCGTCCGACCCCGAGAGAGCCGCGAAGTGGCGGCTGAACACGGAACCTTCGACATCGACCGCGACCACCTCGATCTTCGGGTCCCGCTCCTTGAGGTACCGGCCCACGCCGGAGACCGTTCCGCCAGTGCCGATGCCGCCGACGAAGACGTCGATGCGTCCGTCCATCTGACGCCAGATCTCGGGAGCGGTCATCTCGTAGTGGCACTGGTTGTTCTCCCGGTTGTTGTGCTGATCGGGAAAGAAGGCGTCGGGGCACGCAGCCACCAGGCTCCGCGCCTTGCGGTTGTACGACTCAGGGTGTTCCGGAGGCAGATCGCCGTCCACGAGGACCAGTTCGACGCCGAGGGCTCGAAGGCAATCCAGCTTTTCCCGGCTGGTCTGACGGCGAACAACCGCCCGGCAGCGAAGCCCCCTGTTCGTCGCCATCATCGCCAATCCCATCGCCGTGTTGCCCGACGACGCCTCGATCACCAAGCCACCCGGCGAGAGGGTCCCCGAGGCCAGGGCCCGGTCCACGAGGTACCGTGCCACGCGGTCCTTCACGCTGCCCATCGGGTTGAGGTACTCGAGCTTCGCGAAGACCTCGATCCCGCGCCCAGTGGTCTTCACCGAGCGGCGCAGACGCACCATGGGGGTGCCGCCGATCGCCTCGCTCACATCCTCGTAGACGTCAGCCATCTTCAGCTCTGTCCAGCAGGCGATCCCGGACGAGCTGCATGTCCTCCCAGGCGGCCCGCTTGAACGACGGATCCCGCAGCAGAAACGCCGGATGGTAGGTCACACGCACCGGAACCCCCGCCACCTCGTGCCAGCGCCCGCGAAGGCGGCCCAGGGAGTCCCGGGTCTGCAGCAGTTGCTGCGCCGCGACACGGCCCAGAGCGACGACCACCCGGGGCGCGATGAGTTCCACCTGCCGGTCCAGGAACGAGCGGCAGGCCGCGGTCTCGTCGGGCTGCGGATCCCGATTGTTCGGAGGCCGGCACTTGACCACGTTGGTGATGTAGACGTCCTCGCGCCGCAGATCGATCGCACGGATGATCCGGTTCAGGAGCTGGCCGGCACGACCCACGAAGGGCAGGCCCTGCCGATCCTCGTTGTAACCGGGTCCCTCGCCGACGAACATCAGGTCCGCATTCGCGTCACCGTCGCCGAACACGACCGTGTTGCGCTGCTCGCACAGCCGGCAAGCGGTACAGGCCTGGGCCTCGGCCGCTACCGCCTTCAGGCATTCCGAGCGGTCCTCCACAACTTCCGGGACTCCCCCCGTCCGCCGGGGCGGATAGGCATCCTCGAAACCGAGCTCTCGCAGCAGGCCGAGTTCCTGGCCCACGGAGAGCGGAAGTCGCGTCACGAACTCTCGCCCGTGCCGACTTCGCCGGCCAGATCGCCCGCAAACAGCTCCAGCAGGCGGCCGGCCAGTTCGTCCTTCGGCTGCTTCGCGAAGCGAACCGGAGCGTCCCGCCGGCCGAAGACGACCACTTCGTTGTCCGGCGACTCGAAGCCGATGTCCGGCCGCGATACGTCGTTGGCGACGATCCAGTGTGCCTGCTTCGCTTTCAGCTTGCCCTGCGCCGAACTCTCGAGGCACTCGGTCTCAGCCGCAAAGCCGACCCGCACGGCCTGGGGCGCCACCGTCGCCAGACCGGCGAGTAGATCGGGGTTCTGCTCGAGCTTGAGAACCAGACCGTCGGCGCCGGACTTCTTGAGCTTCTGGTCCGCGCACCCGAGGGGCCGGTAGTCGGCGACCGCAGCAGCCATCACGATGAGGTCCGCGGCCGGCGCCGTCTCCGCGAGCGCCGCCTCCATCTCCACCGCTGACACGACATCGATCCGCCGCACGCCGTCGGGGGTTCCCCGGCTCACGGGTCCGGCCACGAGAACGACCTCCGCGCCACGAAGCGCTGCCTGACGCGCCAGGGCGAAGCCCATGCGGCCGCTCGACCGATTGCCGAGGAAGCGCACCGGATCGATCGCCTCGAAGGTCGGACCGGCTGTGACGACCACCCGCTTGCCACCCAGAGGACCCACCGGCGAGGTCGCTCCGTCGTCCGGGAGCGCCAACGCTCGGCAAACGGCGTCCACAATCGCCTCCGGCTCCGCCATGCGCCCCCAGCCCCGTTCGCCCGAAGCCAGCGCGCCCTCGACCGGCCCCACGATCTCGGCTCCGCGGTTCCTCAGCGCCTCGACCTGAGCGCCGACCTGCGGTTTGCGCCACATCGCGTCGTGCATCGCGGGTGCGACGACCACGGGTCCCTCGAACATGAGAGCCGTCGTGCTCAGGAAGTCATCCGCCAAACCGAGAGCCAGACGGGCCAGCGTGTTGGCGGTCGCCGGCGCAACGCAGAGCAGATCGGCCCACCGCGCCGCCTCGACATGAAGTTCGGCGCCGTCCACACCGCCGTCACGCGAAAGGTAGCTCTGGCCGTAGACCCGTTCGCCGCTCAGCACCTCGAGAGTCAGCGGCGACACGAAGCTCTCCGCCGCCAAAGTCGGCGCGCAACGTACGGCGATCCCCCGCTCCCGAAGCCTCCGGACGAGGTAGGCGCCCTTGTAGGCGGCGATCCCGCCGCTTATGCCAAGAAGGACCCTGCCCTGGGCAGCCCGTGCAGGCGCGGCTCTAGTTGACTGTACTTCGCTGCCCGAAGGCATCGTCCCCAGGCTGCGGGTTGCCGTCCCCGGCGCTATCCGGTTCCGAAGACTCGGGCGCCTCGCCGAAGTCCCACTCGACGAGGTCGCGCTCCATCTCGCTCATCGCATGACGGGCGAACTTCGGGCTCTCCCTGGGCATGCGTTCCTGGGCGCCCCGGATCAACTGCTCGGCTCGGCGCGCGGCCAGAAGGACGAAACGGAACTTGCTGTCTACTTTCTCAGGAAAACGGGCCATGTGCATGAAAGTCCGCGAGAACGCGGCGTACGCGCTCCCGCATCCGCTCCCTTCGCTGTCGTTTCTCGAGAATGATGGCCGCCAGGGTCTCGCTGGCCACCTCGGCGCGGTCGTTGACAATAACATAGTCATAGTCGCGCACCCGCCCCAGTTCATCGAGCGCACCCTGAAGTCGCTGCCGGATGGCCGGGGCCTCGTCCAGGTCGCGTCCACGCAGCCGCGCCACCAGCGCCTCCGGGCTCGGGGGCATGACGAAGACACTATGGACCGCCGTACCCAACCGGCCCTCGACGCCGCCGGTGGCCATGACCTGCGCCGCTCCCTGCACGTCGATGTCCAGCAGGACGTCCATTCCCCTCTCGATTCGCGGCAAGACCTCGTCGACCGATGTTCCGTAGCGGTTGCCGTGAACCTCCGCCCACTCCAAGAACCGATCTTCCGCCACCATGGCCTCGAACGTCTCCAGAGCCACGAAGTGGTAGTCGACGCCGTCTTCCTCGTTCTCGCGCGGGGGGCGCGTCGCGTGGCTGATCGAGAATTCGACCCCGGCGACGAGCTCCATCGCCCGATGCACGAGCGTCGTCTTGCCGGCGCCGGACGGCGCCGAGAGTATGAACAACTCTCCTCTCGCCGTGCCCCCAGTCATTCGATGTTCTGCACCTGCTCCCGCAACTGCTCGCAGAGCACCTTACCCTCGACGACAGCCCGCTGCATCGTCAGATCACGGCACTTCGACCCGACCGTGTTCAGCTCGCGCAGGATCTCCTGGGTGAGGAAGTCCAGGCGCCGTCCCACCGCCCCCTCTTCGGCCATCGCCGTCTCGAAGCCGTCCAGGTGGCCGCCGAGTCGTTCCAGTTCCTCCGCCGTGTCGCCCCGTTCGATCAGCAGGGCCACCTCCTGAACCAGGCGCGCAGGGTCCAGTCCGGCGCCTGACGTGTCCCCCGCCCCGTGTCCTCCGAGCAGTTCGCGCACCCGCCTCTCCAGTTCGTCCGGGGCTCGATCAACAACCTCTCTACGGCGCGCGGCAAGTGCCTCCACGTTGCGGCGCAGCTCGGAGAGATGGCCGCGAAGCGCGTCTTCCAGGACTTGTCCCTCGCGTTCGCGTTCGGCCACCAGGGCAGCCACGGCACGCCGGCTGACCCGCACCGCGAGTTCCCGTTCCTCCATTCCCATGACCGGCGGCACCACCTCCGGCCGCGAACCGCGCACGGCCGACAGCAGTTCACCAGCACTGAGGTCCGAGGCAACGAGACCCCGGCGCCGCCAGCGACGGGCGGTCCGCTGCAGGGCATCCGCCGTCTCGTCGCACAGCTCGGCGGTCGGGGCGTCGGGGACGGTCTCGATCTCGACTCCCAGCTCGACCCGGCCGCGCCGGATCCTTGCAGCGACCACCGCGCGCAGTTCCGGCTCCAGGAGCCGGAACTGCGCCCGCAGTCGAATCGCGAAGTCGAGGTAACGGTGGTTTACGGACCGCGCCGTGACGGTCACGCGGCAGGGGCCTCTCTGCTCCGTCGCCTCCCCGATCCCGGTCATGCTCCTCAGGGTCGACCCCCTTCCCGCGATTCCCTGACCGCACCGAGCTCCCGAAGGAGGCTGCGGGCCGCCCGCTCGCTGGCTCCGGACGCTCCGAGCGCCGGCCGGAGTTCGGCCAGGTCGGCCCGCATGCTGTCCACGCGGGACCGTTCCGAAAGGAGATCCCGCGCTGTCGCCGCCATCTGGATCGCACCGGCCTCGCCCTGCAGCAGCTCCGGAACGACCCGGCGACCGAGAACCAGGTTGACGAGGCTGATGAACGGCAGGTCGACCAACCACCGGCCGATGAGACCCGTCAGCGGCGACACACGGTAGACCACGACCATCGGAGTGCCCAGGAGGCCCACCTCCAGGGTCGCGGTACCGGAAGCACAGAGAGCGAGATGGGAGCCGGCCAATGCCGCAAACCGCCCTGAGCGCACGATCTCCAGGTTCTGGCGCGCAAGCGGACTCGCTGCAACCAGTCGATCGACGAGGCCGGCATCCACCGTGGGGGCAAGGATCAGGCGAACCCGCGCGCCGTCGCGGCCCAAACCGTCGTCCGCATCGCGCCCCTCCGACGCCAGCGTGGCCGCGGCCCGCAGCATCGGCGGCAGGATCCGCCGAACCTCGCTGTTCCGCGACCCCGGCAACAGGGCCACCCTTGCCCGAGCCGGCAGATCCGCCTCCTGCTCCCAGACGGACGCGAACTCGGGCACTTCGTCGACCAGGGGATGGCCGACATGCTCCACCTCGAGTTCGAGACCCCGGTACACGTCGACTTCGAAGGGAAAGAGGACCAGCATGCGCTTCACGAGGCGCGCGATCGCTGCCACCCGGCGGCGGCGCCAGGCCCAGACCTGCGGCGAGACGTAGTAGAGCACCGGTACGCCCTGCCGGCGGAGGCGCCGCGCCAGACGCAGGTTGAAGTCCGGGAAGTCGACCAGCACCGCCAACTCGGGTCGACGTTCCTCGACCGCCCGCAGCAGCCGCCGGAAGACCCGCCGAATCCGCGGCAGCTCCCGCAGAACCTCGAAGATGCCCACAACCGCTACCTCGTCGCTATGCGCGACCGGCTCCAGGCCCGCGGTGGCCATCGCGTCGCCGCCGAGTCCGAAGAACCTGATCCGGCCCCCGTCCCCGGTCAGGCGACGTGCGGCCTCCATCATTCGCGCCGCGTGATGGTCGCCGGAGGCCTCACCGGCGGAGATCAGAACGGCCGGGCTGCCCTCGATCAGCGAGCCCGGGCTCAGGGAATCGGCGCGGCCGGCGACCATGGGAACGGGAACATCAACCAGGCCAGCACCAGGCCCCCGCCGACCATGCCGACCATCATCTGCAGAAACAGCCGCACCCGGTCCCTGAGCCGCCGTCGCCACAGCACGGCAAAGAACAGGCTGACCTGGAGGGCGTAAATCACCATCAGGGTGAAGTGACTCGTCAACACGTCCGTCAGTCCTTCGATCCGCTGGCGATGTCCCAGGCGTCCAGAACCGCCAGGAGGTTGAGAAGACCGGCGGTCAGCATGAACGCCTTGCCGTACTCGAACGTCGAGGACAGGATGTCCCCGCTGTACTCGACCAGGTAGCGGGCCACGAAGTACGGTGCGCCAGCGCCCATCGAGCTCAGGGTCGCGAGCCGGCTGAGCGGTTGCTCCGGCACGACGACGTAGAGGTGCCCGCGGAGCCAGCAGCCAAACAGGAACGAGAAGAGGACCACGCCGAACACGACCGCGGCGCGCCGCGGCTTGCGCAGAATCAGGTGACCGGAGCCCGGCACCACCCAGGCCGCTACCGCAACGAGCACGGGCCGGAGGACGCCCCGGGGCTCGGCAGGAGGCCCGGCTGGAGGCGAAGTCGTCGTCATCTGTGCGCGGCGGGCGGCGGGGCCCGGGCCTTGCGGAGCCCGGTCTACTCGTCGGAGTTCAGGAGTTCCTTGAGTTCCTTGCCAGGCTTGAAGTAGGGGATCTTCTTGGAAGGAACGTCAACCCGGGCGCCGGTCTTCGGGTTGCGCCCAATCCTGGAACCGCGCTCGCGGATACGAAAACTCCCGAAGCCCCGGAGTTCGATCTTGTCTCCGTCCTTCAAGGAGTCGACGATGCTCTCCAGCACCGTGCTCACGATGACCTCGGCGTCTTTCTTCGTCAAGTCGGTGCTACGCGCCACTTCCTCGACCAGGTGAGCCTTGGTCATCCCGCGGCGGATGGCTTCAGAGATCTGGATCGCATCTTTCATTTTCGGCTCTCCCCTTAGCCGGCCTTCTAGTCCTTTTCCGACGAACCCTCCGCGGCGGGCGCCTCCTCCCCGCCCCCGGCCTCTTCGGTCTCCGCGGGCGGCTCCACCTCTGCTCCGGCGGCCTCCACTTCCGGAGCCTCCTCAGCTTCTTCGGGCTCGGCAACGACTTCCTCAGCTTCCTCGGCCTCGGCGGCGACCTCCTCAGCTTCCTCGGCCTCGGCAACGGCCTCCGCGGCTTCCTCGGCTTCCACGTCCTCCGCGACGGTCTCCACAGCCTCCTCGGCCTCCTCGACACCCTCTTCAGCCTGCGCAGGCTCCTCGGCCGCGGCCCCCTCGACGGTCTCTTCCGGCTCCTCGGGCTCTTCGGCCGCCATGGCCGCCGCCGTAGCCGCCGCGAGCTTCTGTTCCCGCTCCGCCGCCAACTCGTCCGCCTCTTCGTCGGTCAACTCGACCACGCCGCGCAGGCTGAGACCGACCTTCTTGTCCTCGTCCTCGATGCGGAGAATGCGGGCGCGGAGGAACTCGCCGATCTTGTAGTGGTCCTCGAGCTTGCCGCCCGGGATGTCGACCTCGCTGACGTGCGCCAGTCCCTCCAGCCCGTCGTAAACGTCGATGAACAGCCCGAAGTCGGTCACGTTGACCACCCGGCCCACGATGTCGTCGCCGACGCGGTTGCCGTCCACGAAATCCTGCCACTCGTTGGGAAGGAAGTCCTTGATCGACAGGGACACCCGCTGTCCGGTGACATCGATGTTCGTGATCCGGGCGCGAACGGCATCGCCCTTCGCGAGCACCTCGCTGGGGTGCTTCACGCGCTTCGTCCAGCTCATGTCCGAGACATGGACGAGGCCGTCGATCTCCTCCGTGATCTCGACGAAGGCGCCGAACTCGGTCAGGTTCCGCACCCGGCCCTCGACGATCGTGCCGACCGGGAAGCGCGCCGCGAGATCCTCCCACGGGTTCGACTCCACCTGGCGGAGGGACAGGCTGATTCGACGCTGCTGCATGTCGAGCTCCGACACGATCGCCTCGACCTCCTGGCCGACGCTGACGATCTTGGACGGCGGCACGACCTTCTTCGTCCACGACATCTCGCTGACGTGCACCAGGCCCTCGACACCCTCCTCCAACTCCACGAAGGCGCCGTAGTCGACGAGGCTGACGACCCGGCCGCGGACCCGCGAACCGAGCGGGTACTTCTTGTCGACCAGGGTCCACGGATCCTCGGTGGTCTGCTTGAAGCCGAGCGAGACACGCTCGGTTTCCGGGTCGAAACGAAGCACGACGACCTCCACTTCGTCGCCGACCCCGAAGTGCTCCGACGGATGGTTCACCCGGCCCCAGGAGATGTCCGTGATGTGGAGCAGGCCGTCGATGCCACCCAGGTCGACGAACACGCCGTAGTCCGTGATGTTCTTGACCACGCCCGGCAGCCGAGCCCCCTCCTTCAGCTTGGTCAGGGTTTCGGCCTTCTTCTTCGCGTACTCCTTCTCGAGCACGGCGCGCCGCGACAGCACGATGTTGTTGCGCCGGCGGTCCAGGCTGATCACCTTGAACTCGAGTTCCTCGCCCTTGAACGACTCCAGGTACTTGACCGGCTTGATGTCCACCAGCGAACCCGGCAGGAACGCCCGCAGACCGACATCGACCGTAAGGCCCCCCTTGATCCGGTCGATCACCCGGCCCGTGATCACCTTGCCCTCCTTGAAGCTGTTCTCGACCTGCGCCCAGATCCGCATGCGCTCGGCCTTGACCTTGGAGAGCATCACATGGCCGTCGGCGCCCTCTGTCTGTTCGAGCAGCACTTCCACGTCGTCGCCGACGCTGACCTGGAGTTCGTCGTTCCGGGAGGTGAATTCGTGGATCGGCACCAGGCCTTCGGACTTGTAGCCGACATCCACGACGACATCGTTCGATGTGATCGCGATCACCTTGCCGGGGACGATCTCTCCCTCGTTGAGATGACGCATGCTGTCGTCGTACATCTCGACGAGTTGCTCATAGGAGAGGTTGTCTGTATCGGGCGCCTGCGCTTCGCCGGGAAGCGCGTCGGACGTGTGTTCTTCGGTGGGTTCCATGAGTTCCTGTGTTCTCGCTTCGGCTCTGAACCGTGCGGTGGGCGTTTCTAGGTAGACGGCGCACCGACAATCGGGCCGCAACGCGCTGCCGAAAGCAGGCGTCGAGGCCCGAACGGACGCCAAGGGTCAGACCGACAAGTATAGGGACGCGGCCGCAAGCGGTCAACCGGTCGGGGCTCCACCAACGGCAGCCGCGCCAGTGGCCTAAACACTCATTTCACAACACTTAGGCACCACGTTCCGGCCGCTCCACGACGCGAGCTTCCAGCCGTTCCAGGGCCCAGACTGCGTGGCTCCGGACGACGGGGTCACAACTTCCCCGTGCCCGTTCGAGCGCCGGGATGTAGACGGCTTCGCCGCGGTTCCCCATCGCCAGCGCGGCGTTACGCCGCAGTCCCGAACGACCGGGCCGCTTCATCGGACTGCCGCGAAAGCGCGTCCGGTACTCGTCTTCCGAGATCGTGAGCAGCGTCACGAGATCCAGTTCCGCGCGATGCGCCGGCAAGGAGAACTCCCCACTCCGCTCGTGCGCCGCCGGCCTCGCGCGATGCTCGTTCCAGGGGCACACCTCCTGGCAGACGTCGCATCCGAACACCCAGTCTCCGACCAGGGGTCGCGCCTGCTCCGGCACCTCTCCGCGGTGCTCGATCGTCCAGTAGCTGATGCACTTGCCGGAGTCCAGAACATAGGGCGCCGGCAGCGCTCCAGTCGGGCAGGCGTCGAGACAGCGCCGGCAGTCGCCACACAGATCCTCGGCCATCGGCTCGGACGGTTCGAGCTCCAGGGTCAGGAACAACTCTCCGAGCAGAAACCACGATCCCGTGCGGTCGAGCAAC
Encoded proteins:
- a CDS encoding glycosyltransferase, whose protein sequence is MALRILFLTQTYPRWPGDGAGPFIRELARGLVRHGDLVTVLAPRAEGVRPSWIDDGVEVRTFPYAPRRLEVLGYGRSLAADERVRPGAGLAAPLYLRAAASAVARLLAREAYDLLHAHWLVPNGLAALWPGVRKRGALIAAGLHGSDVFLAEKALVRPAIRRALRRCELLTGCSPELVERVVKLGYRDKPCHVIPYGVDVDVFCPAAEAADPASTGDWRQRLEIPGRAKVLLGVGRLATKKGFHVLVDVLPRLLAEFDDLYAVIAGGGDQVAALRSAVSAWEPRNAARLRFPGPVAHDDLPGLYRSADLFVLPAVHDPQGNVDGLPNVILEALASGLPVVSSAISGIPLAIESGVEGLLVPEQDRNALSDAIAELLRSPERRLRMGARARARAVSHLTWDQVAAAYRDAYLEALSKRQRP
- a CDS encoding CPBP family intramembrane metalloprotease → MTLPTVASLAYFVWLEGTAWVAPVYLGAKVLQFAGPVAALGILLAAATGPSRPGHSVALGLGTGIAGAAFTWLCYVVFFRGGEMAATAAEAITVKLADFHLDTLSRYVVAALLISFLHSWLEEVYWRAFVYGRLCRLTSARWSLLIGAAGFAAHHVVVIAVYLGDASVIVLALMSLPVFLGGALWCQLYRTTGNRLLAPWISHICLDLAIMAVGYDLVFAG
- a CDS encoding cysteine synthase family protein, translated to MADVYEDVSEAIGGTPMVRLRRSVKTTGRGIEVFAKLEYLNPMGSVKDRVARYLVDRALASGTLSPGGLVIEASSGNTAMGLAMMATNRGLRCRAVVRRQTSREKLDCLRALGVELVLVDGDLPPEHPESYNRKARSLVAACPDAFFPDQHNNRENNQCHYEMTAPEIWRQMDGRIDVFVGGIGTGGTVSGVGRYLKERDPKIEVVAVDVEGSVFSRHFAALSGSDDDSAPPGRYLLEGLGDEEIIDCPEFEVFDRMLQVSDSEAFLTARELARDEAMLVGGSSGAALWGVREILPGLQPGARVVTLFPDSGTRYLSTIYNDDWLREQGLPTARE
- a CDS encoding uracil-DNA glycosylase, which produces MTRLPLSVGQELGLLRELGFEDAYPPRRTGGVPEVVEDRSECLKAVAAEAQACTACRLCEQRNTVVFGDGDANADLMFVGEGPGYNEDRQGLPFVGRAGQLLNRIIRAIDLRREDVYITNVVKCRPPNNRDPQPDETAACRSFLDRQVELIAPRVVVALGRVAAQQLLQTRDSLGRLRGRWHEVAGVPVRVTYHPAFLLRDPSFKRAAWEDMQLVRDRLLDRAEDG
- the coaBC gene encoding bifunctional phosphopantothenoylcysteine decarboxylase/phosphopantothenate--cysteine ligase CoaBC — protein: MPSGSEVQSTRAAPARAAQGRVLLGISGGIAAYKGAYLVRRLRERGIAVRCAPTLAAESFVSPLTLEVLSGERVYGQSYLSRDGGVDGAELHVEAARWADLLCVAPATANTLARLALGLADDFLSTTALMFEGPVVVAPAMHDAMWRKPQVGAQVEALRNRGAEIVGPVEGALASGERGWGRMAEPEAIVDAVCRALALPDDGATSPVGPLGGKRVVVTAGPTFEAIDPVRFLGNRSSGRMGFALARQAALRGAEVVLVAGPVSRGTPDGVRRIDVVSAVEMEAALAETAPAADLIVMAAAVADYRPLGCADQKLKKSGADGLVLKLEQNPDLLAGLATVAPQAVRVGFAAETECLESSAQGKLKAKQAHWIVANDVSRPDIGFESPDNEVVVFGRRDAPVRFAKQPKDELAGRLLELFAGDLAGEVGTGESS
- the rpoZ gene encoding DNA-directed RNA polymerase subunit omega, with the translated sequence MARFPEKVDSKFRFVLLAARRAEQLIRGAQERMPRESPKFARHAMSEMERDLVEWDFGEAPESSEPDSAGDGNPQPGDDAFGQRSTVN
- the gmk gene encoding guanylate kinase; this translates as MTGGTARGELFILSAPSGAGKTTLVHRAMELVAGVEFSISHATRPPRENEEDGVDYHFVALETFEAMVAEDRFLEWAEVHGNRYGTSVDEVLPRIERGMDVLLDIDVQGAAQVMATGGVEGRLGTAVHSVFVMPPSPEALVARLRGRDLDEAPAIRQRLQGALDELGRVRDYDYVIVNDRAEVASETLAAIILEKRQRRERMRERVRRVLADFHAHGPFS
- a CDS encoding YicC family protein, whose amino-acid sequence is MTGIGEATEQRGPCRVTVTARSVNHRYLDFAIRLRAQFRLLEPELRAVVAARIRRGRVELGVEIETVPDAPTAELCDETADALQRTARRWRRRGLVASDLSAGELLSAVRGSRPEVVPPVMGMEERELAVRVSRRAVAALVAEREREGQVLEDALRGHLSELRRNVEALAARRREVVDRAPDELERRVRELLGGHGAGDTSGAGLDPARLVQEVALLIERGDTAEELERLGGHLDGFETAMAEEGAVGRRLDFLTQEILRELNTVGSKCRDLTMQRAVVEGKVLCEQLREQVQNIE
- the lpxB gene encoding lipid-A-disaccharide synthase, whose product is MVAGRADSLSPGSLIEGSPAVLISAGEASGDHHAARMMEAARRLTGDGGRIRFFGLGGDAMATAGLEPVAHSDEVAVVGIFEVLRELPRIRRVFRRLLRAVEERRPELAVLVDFPDFNLRLARRLRRQGVPVLYYVSPQVWAWRRRRVAAIARLVKRMLVLFPFEVDVYRGLELEVEHVGHPLVDEVPEFASVWEQEADLPARARVALLPGSRNSEVRRILPPMLRAAATLASEGRDADDGLGRDGARVRLILAPTVDAGLVDRLVAASPLARQNLEIVRSGRFAALAGSHLALCASGTATLEVGLLGTPMVVVYRVSPLTGLIGRWLVDLPFISLVNLVLGRRVVPELLQGEAGAIQMAATARDLLSERSRVDSMRADLAELRPALGASGASERAARSLLRELGAVRESREGGRP
- a CDS encoding integration host factor subunit beta, which produces MTKAHLVEEVARSTDLTKKDAEVIVSTVLESIVDSLKDGDKIELRGFGSFRIRERGSRIGRNPKTGARVDVPSKKIPYFKPGKELKELLNSDE
- a CDS encoding 30S ribosomal protein S1, which codes for MEPTEEHTSDALPGEAQAPDTDNLSYEQLVEMYDDSMRHLNEGEIVPGKVIAITSNDVVVDVGYKSEGLVPIHEFTSRNDELQVSVGDDVEVLLEQTEGADGHVMLSKVKAERMRIWAQVENSFKEGKVITGRVIDRIKGGLTVDVGLRAFLPGSLVDIKPVKYLESFKGEELEFKVISLDRRRNNIVLSRRAVLEKEYAKKKAETLTKLKEGARLPGVVKNITDYGVFVDLGGIDGLLHITDISWGRVNHPSEHFGVGDEVEVVVLRFDPETERVSLGFKQTTEDPWTLVDKKYPLGSRVRGRVVSLVDYGAFVELEEGVEGLVHVSEMSWTKKVVPPSKIVSVGQEVEAIVSELDMQQRRISLSLRQVESNPWEDLAARFPVGTIVEGRVRNLTEFGAFVEITEEIDGLVHVSDMSWTKRVKHPSEVLAKGDAVRARITNIDVTGQRVSLSIKDFLPNEWQDFVDGNRVGDDIVGRVVNVTDFGLFIDVYDGLEGLAHVSEVDIPGGKLEDHYKIGEFLRARILRIEDEDKKVGLSLRGVVELTDEEADELAAEREQKLAAATAAAMAAEEPEEPEETVEGAAAEEPAQAEEGVEEAEEAVETVAEDVEAEEAAEAVAEAEEAEEVAAEAEEAEEVVAEPEEAEEAPEVEAAGAEVEPPAETEEAGGGEEAPAAEGSSEKD